The Centropristis striata isolate RG_2023a ecotype Rhode Island chromosome 1, C.striata_1.0, whole genome shotgun sequence nucleotide sequence TTAAAGCCCAAAAGCCTTCCATCGGAAATCGCAATGTGTGCTGCCTCACCTCCTGCAAGCCCCACAAGCGCTGCAAGACCTGCATAACTGTGCACAGAACAACCTGAACCACCATAACAATTATATGAACCACTGGATCATGAATAATTGATGTGTAACAATGTGTTACAGGGACAAAGGCCATTTACTTTATATTACCCGtctaataataaagtaattataaaaaaaatatggcttTCATTAAGGATGGAAAATGGTGGTTTGGTAGCTGAGAGAGTATCTGGGCCTCACAAAAGAACATTTTGTATTCTTATCTTACTCACAGTAATGAAATATAGAATCCATGAGATAATAACTGCACATTACTCCTAAAACATGTACTCCTAAACTTACATAAAATTGTTTGTGCTTAAGAGAATATTGGAAATACGAGAAAATTGTTGAATGCATATCAAGTTATAATCACAATCTGAAGAAAGTATATCATTTTAGTTTTCTGATACATACCTATACTCAGTACTAAGGTTACCATAATAACTGAATATCTGAACTATGTGTGCTATCCTTTCCCACAAGAGCTCATACCAATTCACAGCTTATTCGTGTGTGAATTAACGTGAGTCTGATCTCCTTCATAACCTCTATATGTGACCTTAAGCACTCCTATCAAAGTGTGAACAATCCACACAGGTGCTTAGACTCCCCATCTGCCAGCAGAACTGATGAAGTGATGAGAGGTGAAATGCCCTCAAGACAATGACACGGAATTATACAAAGAGTGAGgccagaaaaaaatcatacttgTATAGTTCTACCTTCTTGCTTTTAACCAAGTCTGTGTGGTTATAGCTGACTATGTTATCTCTAAACTTATACTGATATTGCATTTAAGGAGATACATAATTCTAGGCCACATGCTCCAAAAATAGGGGGCAGTAATTCAACTTTTTGCAAGAATTACATAATTTACTACAGTTTAGGATGCAGCTGCACACAGTCCTGTCTGAGAGCAGCCTGGACCCGACAGTGACTGCCTAACGCCTCTTGAGACACAAGTGGTATTACAGGACAGAATGGAAACATAGactgtgtataaataatggttgtaatcaccgtgatgtcacccgttgGTGTGTGGACTGTCTGTTTGAAGCATTGGGTTCGccgccatttttgtttttttgaaaccGGGAGAGaacatatttggactggggaggcgTGCGGACAGgattatctaaaaataaactcttaatgctaaaataaaatgtatgtaacttactggaaaaaaataaacagctgactccctggagtgtcttttagtgcaagcaaacgctgaacaagatgTCCAATAAGCtttcatgaaatgaaaacacagtgaaagggtcaaagttctgagacgaaaacacaacaaacaagttCACGGCTATTTAAATGAACACAGTGCTGTGGATAAGCATTTTTGATAGCTTGCCTTGtaagcgacctgtcaatcaaaggtagccttgccccaaatcataccctgctttaccatctcttttttttttctaaatgggaccattatttacccagttaacatcatgttgtcttgaagaagacttaaaaaatatagattGAGACCTTAATGTTGCATCTGGAAATTTTTtcttaggtaataaatcaagtgagaagttgtcTCATtttattgagatagataggaagAAGAAGCTTGCCTACTGGGTGGAGCTAGAGGTCTACTGGTTAGCATGCTTATTTCAGTAAATACCTCagtaacaaaatgacataatgccaaaaaaatgttactttttcaCATTCTGTTGTTATTGCTAAATTCTTAGTATGTTTTGAACTAAAGTTCTGGACATATCTTCCATTTTGCCCTAAATGCTCTTGGATGAAAACTGATTGTTACACCTCATTACATGAGCAATTTGTGCCAGTAAATGATCATTATTCCATGGTATTCTTTTTAATGCATTCCTGTTCTTCAAAATGATAAAAGCAAAAGCAAAGTGGGGCCAAATGGGACTGATGTTGCATAATATTCCAGTAACTAGAAAGTCTTTAGGTGGAGCTTCTCACTTCCCGTAAAATGTCACGGGGATTACAATCTGTTATTGCCAAATCCAAGCAAAAAGAGGGGGTaaaagagcagaaaaagaaacaaagatcCCCAGTCCGTGGTTACTTCACGCTGTTCTTCTCTGTTTACTCTagagaaacacaaacagcagtgaAACAGGACAGAGATTCAGTATTTGAACAAGAAAACACAGGAAAGAACCGATGGTCTTTATATTTCTACAAAAGATGGAACTAATACCGACTTCATTTCTGCTATGGCCATTTGTACTTTTTGTCATCAGGACATCTGCACAAGAAAATGGTATTGTCTGTTATTTCTTCCTTTATTTTGACATTATAAAGCTTAAACTGCATGTATACACATGTGTTACTTTGCTGTTTTGATGACTTTAGCATCAGGTCATCTCTATATGTTATAAACAACAGATTCTGAAAGGtatttggttgttgtttttttacgtcttttctatctatctattggaGTCTCTGCATAATTATCCTTAAATCCATTTGTTGTTTCAGTATGTGCTAGGCCTGAGCTGACTGCCAACATTGAGATGGATGGGCTCCAGAGGTACTTTAACCCCGGTGCAGAGTTATGGCTGTCCTGTAAACGGGGATACACCTCTGTGTTGGGCCCTCGGAAGATTGTTTGTGGTGACAGTGGACAATGGACGAAAACCAAATTAATGTGCATACGTGGGTCTCCATTTTTCTAGTGAGAACTTAGGATCTTGTACTGCATATTTATTCACTTCATAAACTTAGAAACATTAACCTCTTTTTACTACTAAGAATTGTTTCATTAAGGATTCATCagcagattattttcttgattaatgtTTTGGTCGAATGTcagaaatagtgaaaaatgtctatcAAAGTCCAGGGGGATGTCAGtacaaaacccaaagatattcaatttaatttgagagaaaaaaacagtgaaaggcAGGAAAAATTACTTTCACAATAATTGATTATCCAAATAATTggtatttctttttctctcaatCAACTAATTGATCGGTGGACTAATGGTGACGctctattaaaaacaaatttttatAGTTACGTCGTTTTGTCACTATAAATCAAGACTTATTTTTGATTTGGCAGAAAAATAGACAGGCAGATAAGTAGGTGAGCATTGTTGCTTTTACAAACATTTAGTGGATTTCTCTTTCATGCCACAGTATAATATGAATATAGTGAATATTAACAGTTTATCCAGGACTAATCAGTAAGTTATTAGCTATCAGTTCAGTGGCAAAACAAATAACAGCGAACATTAGATGCAGATGGTCTGCAGAACTCGATCCATGACATCATTATAGTTGTACAGAACTGTAGCATTTCATTTACAAGTGTGATTTCTGTACTGTCTTCTCCCCTGCAGCCAAACGATGCCCCCCTCCTGATCCACTGTCTAATGGAGAACTGTACTATGAGGATGTTGTGTTCCAGAGTACGATTAACTACACTTGTAATGAAGGGTAAAGCAAACACTTGGTTGAATTTCATGTTTTGACGTGtcatttttcaaacaaaaacaaacaagcattgTTTTTTAGTAAAGTTTAAGCAACGAACATCATCCTGTGAGTGAAGTGTGAAAATAAACCTCAGATAAATTGAATGCTGAAACTAATTAGTTGATTTATAGTTCTGAAGACAAAATCATAATCCTGATCCTCAGTGACAGCTGTCAAGTGTCAAGACCAAATAAAGTGCAagcaatttaattaatttaatatattccaTCTCTATGTAATCTATTCACCAACAACATCAAGTTAACACTCTGTAATTAAATTCTCATTATATGTAGGTTATGTGAtcaataaagtcaaaataataaCCTAATATATATTGTGTGCATCTGACAACTATATGATATGGCTGCTCCGCACAGGTACATCTTGACTGGAAACAGCATGGCTGTGTGTCTTGCTGATGGAACATGGAGCACACGAGTACCAAAATGCAAACGTATGTAATCCTTCTGCAAGACTAGGGTAAAAAATGAGAATTTATTAAAACGCACAATAAAGAAGTGCTCTCGTATTTATTGTGTGTTAAacacaatacacaaataaattctcattttttatattttctgtggTTTAAAAAGTCAATAATTTGGTAAATGCTTTCCCTAATAGTGATATAAGACAAACTAAGCTATCATTTCTCAATGCTGTAAATGCTAAATAGTAGgcctataaaaaaatatgtgcatattTATACTGATTACAAGCATGGATTCTATAGCTATACATATAAACTGATATGTATTGTCTCTTCTCTTGTAGCTTTGACCTGTGGTCTCGCTCCGATCCCACAGTTTGGGATGATCATTTATGACAAGAGGATCAGAGGGAACACCACTGTTTACAGCCTCGGAGGGACGTACAGATGTCTGCCTCCATACGTACTTTTTGGCAACGTAAGAGCAGAGTGCACCATCAACGGCAACTGGACAGAGACACCTGAATGTCGAGgtacaaaaaaagcacaagctGCTGTAATGAGACTATGGAGAGTGATTGTTGCATTGCAATAAGTATGGACTTAATTGTTTCCCTTTCAGTGGTGACCTGCCCTCCACCGGGGAACATTGACAATGGATACATGTCAGGTGACGTAAAGAAAGACTACGACTTCAAGGAAACTGTCAAATATGGCTGCAATGGTGACTATGTACTGGACGGAAGCCTTGAGATCGTTTGTCAGGGGAATGGAAATTGGTCTGAAAAGCCATCCTGCAAAGGTAGGGCTACATCCAAAATATTACAGTTATTCTATAGGCCTATTACAAATGTTGGTGATGGCTGCAATGAGATGAAGACTTACTTCTAGCTGTTTTTGAGAGTTTAGCGTTATATAAAAGAGTGGCATAGGGAAGTATGTTTTTGGATGTGTGTATTCCTGTTCCCAATCTTTCTTGGGCTTTTGTTGATGATCCCCTTTTCACCAAATTCATTATATTTACCTCCAAATTACTTTCAgccacatttgttttttttttattcgggTTGACTAAGAAAGAAGTGTAAATACAATAGGAAATGCATTTCAATATTGGAATGGCCATTTGAAGGCCTCTGCATTTGACCttaactgactaactaactcAAATGTCAATTCATATCTACTCCAACATTAAAATATCAGCTCAGATTAGCGTGTCTCAATATTGTAAGACAAGATCATcttaatacagtcatgggaaaattattagaccagcctttttcctcaatttcttgttcattttaattcctggtacaactaaaggtacacttgtttggaaaaatataatgataacaataaacatatctcaaaacattttccagccatatatatcgatatatagaTATCCAGCCATTTTTCCAtacttttcttgataataactaaaaccattatcaagaaaacatggaaaatttctagatatcagctcttaaatgaaactattatgagctatttttgttgttatcattatatttgtccaaataaatgtacttttacttataccaggcattaaaatgaacaggaaattgaaggaaacaagggtggtctaattattttttccatgactgtagggattttttttttttgatgtatGTATTCCTGATCCCAATCTTTCTTGGGCTTTTGTTGATGATCACATCTCCACCCAGATCATTTTCCTTACCCCCAAATTAATTTCAATCCCATGTGTCTTTTCTATGCAAGTTGAGAATTAAATAAGTGTAAATAGAATAGGGAATGCTTTTCAATGTTGGAATGGCCATTCAAAGGCCTCAGCATTTGACCTTAACTGTCAAATACCAATTCATATCTAGTCCTCCAACATTTAAATATCAGCTCAGATTAAACTGTCTCAATATTGCAAGACAAGATCATTTTAATAGgtgaatgtaataataatgtgataaaTATCCAGtgtaatgttttttcttcttcttgtggcTTACAGGTCCTTGCCATGTTGGCATACAGAGAGCACGGATATTATATAGAGGACGAAAAGTCTGGATCAAAGACCTGCGCCCTAACAAATTGCTACACAAAGAGATTGTTTCAGTCTACTGCAAGGACAAGGCCAGGAACTGTGGTTACGCCGTGCAAACCCAGTGCTTCGATGGGGAACTCCAAATCCCTGAATGTTTTGAGCGTAAGggattttttgtgaaaaagcaCAATGTATCCCAATTTATCCCAACTCAGATTTCCAGTTCAACAATCAATCGATGGCATAGTGTTTAGTAGTATATTCATTGtatcatacatttaaaaaattaaatgcgTTTGATATATTTACAGTCTCCTACAAATTATAACTCCTAGAGCAATTTTCAAGCCAGCACTCACTTCCCATCAGACTAATTATCACTCaaccctgcaaaaaaaaaaacaacagaaaaccacAGCAGGACAATATTCCCTCTGTTCCTTAGATTAGAAAAGAGAAACATTTTGATTATAAGAGATCTGTGCTTTGATTATGGTAAATGTAAACACTCTAACCTGttctttgtgtcttgtgtgtttgtttctgtctaTTTTCTAGAGCCCAGCCGTGCTGATTATGACCATCATTTAAGTTCACTTCCATCAGAAATCACACAATGCTGAAATGGCAGCAGACATCTTCTCTGATGTTAAACTGCTGCAATATGGGCAAtaagtgttttgtgtgttatgGTTATCCTTCTGCTTTTCttctcaaactttaaaaaaaatccaccaaTAGATATCTTGGAACCAAATTCTGAGACACAGATTGAAAACATCTAAGTCTTAAGTATAAAGTGTTCTATTCTTCAGATTTGTAGACAAGCTTAATAAAGATGTGAAAAATGAAGGGTGTGTGGATTAAGAATGCAGACAAAGAAAATTGTCTTCCAGAAtcgtttttttaatttcatgctTTCATGCTGCACTCTTCCTGATTGCTCAATAATGAAAACACTGAGAGTCACTGATTGGTTatgaattaaaaatgtgattgtatgcaatTACACTTTCACTCTTATGGAGGCGCTATTAAACAAGGAAACTACATTACAGACCTGAAACTCTTGCCAACCCGTACCTCACCTCTGCAAGGTGTCCAGTCACTCTTTTACGCTCTAGTATGCACAGGTCATGATGATCTGCTACCTATCATTATATactttcttaaaataaaaacacatctagATTGTTTATTATGTAAATAACCCGATTTCTGTCAATCCCCCTCCCTTTAATACTATAGCAGTACTAAATAGCATCTCCATTGAAATGTAATGGTTATCTTAAGTCATACaagtatacattttaatatttaagtttaatttaGAAGAATATATTCACTGATTTAatttgataattaaaaaaactgcattCTTCAGCAGTCATCCGATAACTCACTTCTAATGGCTCCAAAGTAAAACTGATTATACGATAATAtacgcccataaagttggagtcatttgttttcagacacaatcctctgttaattgtgtattaattttcattgtgatatgtttggaagagattgattaatacatatttggaaaaatatacactttatctgtaaagaataaatcacattggcacaatcatttaatggaaagaggtaaaaaatatattttattccaactttatgggcgaccgtgtataatATGACATATAACATCCTG carries:
- the LOC131974837 gene encoding beta-2-glycoprotein 1-like yields the protein MVFIFLQKMELIPTSFLLWPFVLFVIRTSAQENVCARPELTANIEMDGLQRYFNPGAELWLSCKRGYTSVLGPRKIVCGDSGQWTKTKLMCIPKRCPPPDPLSNGELYYEDVVFQSTINYTCNEGYILTGNSMAVCLADGTWSTRVPKCKPLTCGLAPIPQFGMIIYDKRIRGNTTVYSLGGTYRCLPPYVLFGNVRAECTINGNWTETPECRVVTCPPPGNIDNGYMSGDVKKDYDFKETVKYGCNGDYVLDGSLEIVCQGNGNWSEKPSCKGPCHVGIQRARILYRGRKVWIKDLRPNKLLHKEIVSVYCKDKARNCGYAVQTQCFDGELQIPECFEQPSRADYDHHLSSLPSEITQC